Proteins encoded in a region of the Anguilla anguilla isolate fAngAng1 chromosome 10, fAngAng1.pri, whole genome shotgun sequence genome:
- the LOC118237574 gene encoding hepatic lectin-like isoform X2, with protein MDSDGYDRFTGPEQHNNQLWQKIVFYPGKRLTLTYLLYGIVLLLLLILVLITGLKFAQLHQEVSDIKLLLTSMNLSLVEPLSKLAKAEAQISDLFPNHRKHMVPQQGPCDEGWLFFQGSCYLRSSDRNDWHGAETKCEEHGAHLLVINNADEQDFIGNVVQQTSYWIGLVEKGEEGHWSWVDGTDFLTTPHFWDVGQPDDWEVPLNGEDCGQLHITSYGDLRWNDADCSQRCRYVCEQKGK; from the exons ATGGATTCCGATGGATACGATCGATTCACTGGGCCTGAGCAACACAATAACCAATTGTGGCAAAAAATAGTCTTCTACCCAG gcAAGCGGTTGACTTTGACCTACTTACTGTATGGGATTGTGTTGCTTCTCCTACTGATATTGGTGCTTATTACTGGACTCAAGT TTGCTCAGCTACACCAAGAGGTTTCTGACATCAAGCTTCTGCTCACGTCAATGAATTTGTCATTGGTGGAACCACTCAGCAAACTCGCCAAGGCAG AGGCTCAAATCTCAGACCTATTCCCCAATCACCGCAAACACATGGTTCCACAGCAAG GGCCCTGTGATGAAGGCTGGTTGTTCTTCCAGGGCAGCTGTTATCTGCGGTCCTCTGACAGGAATGACTGGCACGGTGCAGAGACAAAATGTGAAGAGCACGGGGCACATTTGTTGGTCATCAACAATGCAGATGAGCAG GACTTCATTGGCAATGTTGTGCAGCAGACAAGCTACTGGATTGGACTGgtggagaaaggagaggagggtcACTGGAGCTGGGTGGATGGAACTGACTTTTTAACAACTCCACA TTTCTGGGATGTAGGGCAGCCGGATGACTGGGAAGTGCCTCTGAATGGGGAGGACTGTGGTCAGCTCCATATCACTTCGTATGGTGATCTGCGGTGGAATGACGCAGACTGCTCCCAGCGCTGTCGCTACGTGTGTGAGCAGAAGGGAAAGTGA
- the prkab1b gene encoding 5'-AMP-activated protein kinase subunit beta-1b has product MGNTSSERGSMGHGEKTHRRDSRGAKEGDRPKILLDSSEDADIFHAEDIKAPEKAEFLAWRQDLEASDKGPTQARPTVFRWKGAGKDIFLSGSFNNWANKIPLTKSHNNFVAILDLPEGEHQYKFYVDGQWTHDPAEPTVTNHLGTVNNVIQVKPTDFEVFDALMVDSQKCSDMSDLSSSPPGPYHQDPYVCKLEEKFKTPPILPPHLLQVILNKDTGISCDPALLPEPNHVMLNHLYALSIKDGVMVLSATHRYKKKYVTTLLYKPI; this is encoded by the exons ATGGGAAACACCAGCAGCGAGAGGGGCAGTATGGGCCACGGCGAGAAGACACACCGACGGGACAGCCGAGGAGCCAAGGAGGGGGATCGGCCAAAAATCCTACTGGACAGCTCTGAGGATGCGGATATCTTTCATGCAGAAGACATAAAG GCTCCTGAGAAAGCAGAGTTCCTAGCTTGGCGCCAGGACCTCGAGGCCAGCGACAAGGGCCCGACTCAAGCCAGACCCACCGTGTTCCGCTGGAAAGGGGCCGGCAAAGACATCTTCCTTTCTGGATCATTCAACAACTGGGCCAACAAGATCCCCCTGACCAAGAG TCACAACAACTTTGTGGCAATACTGGATCTTCCGGAAGGAGAGCACCAGTACAAGTTCTATGTCGATGGACAGTGGACCCATGATCCAGCAGAG CCTACGGTGACCAACCACCTGGGCACAGTCAACAATGTCATCCAGGTGAAGCCGACGGACTTCGAGGTGTTCGACGCTCTTATGGTTGACTCGCAGAAGTGCTCAGATATGTCAG ATCTGTCCAGCTCCCCGCCTGGGCCCTACCACCAGGACCCCTACGTGTGCAAGCTGGAGGAGAAGTTCAAgaccccccccatcctgccccCGCACCTGCTGCAGGTCATCCTCAACAAGGACACTGGAATCTCT TGTGACCCTGCTTTGCTCCCGGAGCCCAACCACGTGATGCTCAATCACCTGTACGCCCTGTCCATCAAG gatgGTGTTATGGTCCTCAGTGCCACCCACCGTTACAAGAAGAAGTATGTTACTACTCTGCTCTACAAGCCCATATGA
- the LOC118237578 gene encoding phospholipase A2, minor isoenzyme-like has protein sequence MAALRTLLLLTAGLSLALADADLKALWQFRKMITCVLPNSWPALDYADYGCYCGKGGSGTPVDELDRCCEVHDRCYSDAMQHEACWPILNNPYTEIYAYECDKETKTITCTDKNNACEMFICECDRQAAMCFAEAEYIPEHEHLPSDRCK, from the exons atggctgctcttcGCACGCTGCTCCTCCTGACTGCTGGGCTGTCTCTGG CATTGGCAGATGCAGACCTCAAAGCGCTGTGGCAGTTCAGGAAAATGATCACCTGCGTGCTGCCTAACAGCTGGCCAGCTCTGGACTACGCTGACTATGGCTGCTACTGTGGGAAGGGCGGGTCGGGCACCCCTGTCGATGAGCTGGACAG ATGCTGTGAAGTGCATGACAGGTGCTACTCAGACGCTATGCAGCATGAAGCCTGCTGGCCCATTCTCAACAACCCCTACACCGAGATCTACGCCTACGAGTGCGACAAGGAAACCAAGACcatcacctgcacag ACAAGAACAATGCGTGCGAGATGTTCATCTGTGAGTGCGATAGACAGGCCGCTATGTGTTTCGCCGAGGCTGAATACATACCTGAGCACGAACACCTCCCTAGCGACCGCTGTAAATAA
- the LOC118237574 gene encoding hepatic lectin-like isoform X1 — translation MCLFIGSALPCRCQAVLSKVMDSDGYDRFTGPEQHNNQLWQKIVFYPGKRLTLTYLLYGIVLLLLLILVLITGLKFAQLHQEVSDIKLLLTSMNLSLVEPLSKLAKAEAQISDLFPNHRKHMVPQQGPCDEGWLFFQGSCYLRSSDRNDWHGAETKCEEHGAHLLVINNADEQDFIGNVVQQTSYWIGLVEKGEEGHWSWVDGTDFLTTPHFWDVGQPDDWEVPLNGEDCGQLHITSYGDLRWNDADCSQRCRYVCEQKGK, via the exons ATGTGTCTCTTCATTGGCTCTGCTCTCCCCTGTCGCTGTCAAGCTGTCCTGTCTAAAG TGATGGATTCCGATGGATACGATCGATTCACTGGGCCTGAGCAACACAATAACCAATTGTGGCAAAAAATAGTCTTCTACCCAG gcAAGCGGTTGACTTTGACCTACTTACTGTATGGGATTGTGTTGCTTCTCCTACTGATATTGGTGCTTATTACTGGACTCAAGT TTGCTCAGCTACACCAAGAGGTTTCTGACATCAAGCTTCTGCTCACGTCAATGAATTTGTCATTGGTGGAACCACTCAGCAAACTCGCCAAGGCAG AGGCTCAAATCTCAGACCTATTCCCCAATCACCGCAAACACATGGTTCCACAGCAAG GGCCCTGTGATGAAGGCTGGTTGTTCTTCCAGGGCAGCTGTTATCTGCGGTCCTCTGACAGGAATGACTGGCACGGTGCAGAGACAAAATGTGAAGAGCACGGGGCACATTTGTTGGTCATCAACAATGCAGATGAGCAG GACTTCATTGGCAATGTTGTGCAGCAGACAAGCTACTGGATTGGACTGgtggagaaaggagaggagggtcACTGGAGCTGGGTGGATGGAACTGACTTTTTAACAACTCCACA TTTCTGGGATGTAGGGCAGCCGGATGACTGGGAAGTGCCTCTGAATGGGGAGGACTGTGGTCAGCTCCATATCACTTCGTATGGTGATCTGCGGTGGAATGACGCAGACTGCTCCCAGCGCTGTCGCTACGTGTGTGAGCAGAAGGGAAAGTGA
- the LOC118237579 gene encoding phospholipase A2-like, with the protein MKPTVLLLLLVAHAAHGAVVPRALWQFGMMIQCAQPGVNPFIYNNYGCWCGLGGSGAPKDELDSCCKVHDLCYRASRKLPECRPIVDVPYIKVYDFTCSNTEVTCSVSNDVCQAAVCECDRVAAHCFAQQPYHPENKNLDPDVHCVE; encoded by the exons ATGAAGCCTACcgttttgctgctgctgcttgttG CACACGCTGCCCACGGGGCAGTGGTGCCCCGCGCACTCTGGCAGTTTGGGATGATGATCCAGTGCGCCCAGCCCGGGGTCAACCCCTTCATTTACAACAACTACGGCTGCTGGTGCGGGCTCGGGGGATCCGGGGCCCCCAAGGACGAGCTCGACAG CTGTTGCAAGGTCCATGACCTGTGCTACAGGGCCAGCAGGAAACTCCCTGAGTGCCGTCCCATTGTCGATGTTCCCTACATCAAAGTGTACGACTTCACCTGCTCAAACACCGAGGTCACCTGCTCAG tCTCGAACGACGTGTGCCAGGCCGCTGTGTGCGAGTGCGACCGCGTCGCTGCCCACTGCTTCGCCCAGCAACCCTACCACCCCGAGAACAAGAACCTGGACCCGGACGTCCACTGTGTGGAATGA
- the LOC118237580 gene encoding transmembrane protein 233, with amino-acid sequence MSHGVVRSDVKSPLGGSTDQGLGGEGQDVPPLRNYLVLTIFTCFCPAYPINIVALVFSVLSQSSYDQGDYEGSQRLGRKALQLGIASVIIGLIIITIYVIVHFTTHVV; translated from the exons ATGTCTCACGGCGTGGTGCGGTCGGATGTGAAGAGCCCGTTGGGTGGGAGCACAGACCAAGGACTGGGGGGTGAAGGGCAGGATGTGCCACCTCTGCGTAATTACCTGGTGCTTACCATCTTCACCTGTTTCTGCCCGGCGTACCCTATCAACATTGTGGCCCTAGTCTTCTCTGTGCTG TCCCAGAGCAGTTACGACCAGGGGGACTATGAGGGCTCGCAGCGGCTGGGCCGCAAAGCCCTCCAGTTGGGCATCGCCTCCGTAATCATTGGCCTTATAATCATCACCATCTACGTCATTGTGCACTTCACCACG CACGTTGTTTGA
- the pla2g1b gene encoding phospholipase A2, whose product MAALRTLLLLTAGLSLALADADLKALWQFRKMIICVLPNSWPALDYADYGCYCGKGGSGTPVDELDRCCEVHDRCYSDAMQHEACWPLLDNPYTEIYAYECDKETKTITCTDKNNACEMFICECDRQAAMCFAEAEYIPEHEHLPSDRCK is encoded by the exons atggctgctcttcGCACGCTGCTCCTCCTGACTGCTGGGCTGTCTCTGG CATTGGCAGATGCAGACCTCAAAGCGCTGTGGCAGTTCAGGAAAATGATCATCTGCGTGCTGCCTAACAGCTGGCCAGCTCTGGACTACGCTGACTATGGCTGCTACTGTGGGAAGGGCGGGTCGGGCACCCCTGTCGATGAGCTGGACAG ATGCTGTGAAGTGCACGACAGGTGCTACTCAGACGCTATGCAGCATGAAGCCTGCTGGCCCCTTCTCGACAACCCCTACACCGAGATCTATGCCTACGAGTGCGACAAGGAAACCAAGACcatcacctgcacag ACAAGAACAATGCGTGCGAGATGTTCATCTGTGAGTGCGATAGACAGGCCGCTATGTGTTTCGCCGAGGCTGAATACATACCTGAGCACGAACACCTCCCTAGCGACCGCTGTAAATAA